In Arthrobacter sp. PAMC25284, a single genomic region encodes these proteins:
- a CDS encoding cupin domain-containing protein, translated as MTDAGTIQSPAVTTGTAIDFWAAKPLEALGGDYGRLRCRFINAHPVGSWDDFVLSEWTLDSCAWEDFHPHSETAFVLEGELHIESQGKTVILKPGDSARVNPGNLGRYWAPVYARMITIYGPNPEGLESHSFRYSEV; from the coding sequence ATGACTGATGCAGGCACCATTCAGTCCCCGGCAGTGACGACGGGGACTGCAATCGATTTCTGGGCAGCGAAGCCCTTGGAAGCCTTGGGAGGCGATTATGGGCGGCTGCGCTGCCGGTTCATAAACGCCCATCCGGTGGGCAGCTGGGATGACTTTGTCCTCTCGGAATGGACGCTGGATTCTTGCGCGTGGGAGGACTTCCACCCCCACAGTGAAACTGCTTTCGTACTGGAGGGCGAACTACATATCGAGAGTCAGGGCAAGACTGTCATCCTGAAGCCGGGCGATTCGGCGCGAGTCAATCCGGGCAACCTGGGCCGATACTGGGCACCCGTGTATGCGCGGATGATCACCATTTATGGCCCCAACCCCGAAGGCCTGGAATCGCACTCCTTCCGGTACTCCGAAGTTTGA
- a CDS encoding TetR/AcrR family transcriptional regulator → MPKIVDHDERRLELVDATWRIIARLGIESATMREIATEAGFANGALKPYFPTKDTLLTFAFGHVFNRTNQRIADVTAGKSGIPALRAFCLEVLPLDEERVNEARIVIPFWQKAINDTEKAAIHRESMEQWHAAIRGYLAQAREAGDIRAAVGDSSTASHLLNMLLGAQISAALAPEGRAEPDLLDQLEGFLTLLRTAT, encoded by the coding sequence GTGCCAAAGATTGTTGATCATGACGAGCGCCGGCTGGAATTGGTGGACGCCACATGGCGGATCATCGCCCGGCTCGGCATCGAAAGCGCCACCATGCGTGAAATCGCTACCGAAGCAGGGTTCGCGAATGGCGCCCTAAAACCCTACTTCCCCACCAAAGACACCCTACTGACCTTCGCCTTCGGCCACGTCTTCAACCGGACCAACCAGCGCATCGCCGACGTCACGGCCGGCAAGTCCGGGATTCCCGCGCTGCGGGCATTCTGCCTCGAGGTCCTCCCGCTGGACGAGGAACGCGTGAACGAGGCGCGCATCGTTATCCCGTTCTGGCAGAAGGCCATCAACGACACGGAGAAGGCGGCCATTCACCGCGAATCCATGGAACAGTGGCACGCGGCCATCCGTGGGTACCTGGCGCAGGCCCGGGAAGCCGGCGACATCCGGGCCGCCGTCGGGGACAGTTCCACGGCGAGCCATCTGCTCAACATGCTGCTCGGTGCCCAGATCTCCGCTGCACTGGCGCCCGAAGGCCGCGCCGAGCCGGATTTACTGGATCAACTGGAGGGCTTTCTGACCCTGCTGCGCACTGCTACCTGA
- a CDS encoding TetR/AcrR family transcriptional regulator, with amino-acid sequence MNARAVLSKERIVEAAALVADRGGIAAVSMRSVAAEIGVEAMSLYHHVANKNALLDSLADWAFEQISAPEIDAPWRLAMVSRARSARSVLVQHPWALGMIEARPRPGTPLLRNFDRVFGCLLNSGFSAALATHMFSALDAYVYGFALTESSLPFTPGDGAEKSFAEDVAPSPDDYPHLVRTLGELMSSGTYSFADEFDVGLDLILDGFQQRLTQAS; translated from the coding sequence ATGAATGCACGAGCGGTACTCAGCAAGGAGCGAATCGTAGAGGCGGCGGCGTTGGTCGCGGATCGCGGCGGTATTGCTGCGGTCAGCATGCGCTCCGTCGCGGCCGAAATTGGCGTAGAAGCGATGTCTCTCTATCACCATGTGGCCAACAAGAACGCGCTACTGGACTCGCTCGCGGACTGGGCGTTCGAGCAGATCAGTGCGCCCGAAATCGATGCCCCCTGGCGGCTGGCGATGGTCAGCCGGGCACGATCGGCTCGATCGGTCCTTGTGCAGCATCCATGGGCGCTCGGCATGATCGAGGCGCGCCCGCGACCCGGAACTCCGCTACTCCGGAACTTCGATCGAGTCTTCGGATGTCTCTTGAACTCCGGTTTCTCCGCCGCACTCGCCACACACATGTTCTCGGCACTCGACGCATACGTGTACGGGTTTGCCCTCACGGAGTCCAGCCTTCCCTTCACCCCCGGCGACGGAGCCGAGAAGTCGTTCGCTGAAGACGTCGCACCGAGTCCAGACGATTACCCGCATCTCGTGCGGACGCTCGGCGAGCTCATGAGCAGCGGAACGTATTCGTTCGCCGACGAGTTTGATGTCGGTCTTGACCTTATCCTCGATGGCTTTCAGCAACGCCTCACGCAAGCCTCTTGA
- a CDS encoding primary-amine oxidase: MTPTQTDTATPYRLATGAEISGVQSILRDAGLLGPEKRIAYLGLLDPARHESPDSADRRFRIFIHDVTGGAPGDVTVSLSWQAVLSVRVLDTAVTGELPVLEEEFGVVEELLATDERWLKALADRGLDVTSVRVAPLSAGVYEYPEENGRRILRGLAFVQEFPEDSAWAHPVDGLVAYVDVVWKEVTRVLDLGAVPVPAEHGNYTDPDLTGPLRTTQKPISITQPEGPSFTVTGGNHVEWEKWSVDVGFDVREGVVLHNIAFRDGDRKRPVIKRASIAEMVVPYGDPSPIRSWQNYFDTGEYLVGQYANSLELGCDCLGDITYLSPVISDAFGNPREIRNGICMHEEDWGILAKHSDLWTGINYTRRNRRLVISFFTTIGNYDYGFYWYLYLDGTIEFEAKATGVVFTSAFPEGGSANISQLAPGLGAPFHQHLFSARLDMAVDGFTNRVEEEDVVRQPMGEGNERGNAFSRKRTVLARESDGVREADARSGRTWIISNPDSKNRLGEPVGYKLHAQGQPTLLADPDSSIAKRAAFATKDLWVTRFADDERYPTGDFVNQHPGGAGLPAYVAQDRDIDGQDIVLWHTFGLTHFPRVEDWPIMPVDTVGFKLRPEGFFDRSPVLDVPASGQGAGGHCHG, from the coding sequence ATGACGCCCACGCAAACAGACACAGCCACCCCGTACCGTCTGGCAACGGGTGCCGAGATCAGCGGAGTCCAGAGCATCCTGCGCGACGCCGGCCTGCTCGGACCGGAAAAGCGCATCGCTTACCTCGGCCTGCTGGATCCGGCCCGCCACGAGAGCCCGGACTCCGCGGACCGCCGGTTCCGGATCTTCATCCACGACGTGACCGGGGGAGCGCCGGGGGATGTCACGGTATCGCTGTCCTGGCAGGCAGTGCTGTCGGTCCGGGTGCTGGACACCGCTGTCACTGGTGAACTGCCGGTCCTGGAGGAGGAGTTCGGCGTCGTCGAAGAACTCCTCGCCACCGATGAACGGTGGCTCAAAGCCCTCGCGGACCGCGGCCTCGATGTCACCAGCGTCCGAGTTGCCCCGCTGTCCGCCGGCGTCTACGAATACCCGGAAGAGAACGGCCGCCGCATCCTCCGGGGCCTGGCTTTCGTGCAGGAGTTCCCGGAGGACAGCGCCTGGGCGCACCCGGTGGACGGGCTCGTGGCCTACGTTGACGTCGTCTGGAAGGAAGTGACCCGGGTGCTCGATCTGGGGGCCGTGCCGGTTCCCGCGGAACACGGCAACTATACGGACCCCGATCTCACCGGTCCGCTCCGCACCACGCAGAAACCGATCAGCATCACCCAGCCTGAGGGGCCCAGCTTCACCGTCACCGGAGGGAACCACGTCGAATGGGAGAAGTGGAGCGTCGACGTCGGCTTCGACGTCCGGGAAGGAGTTGTGCTGCACAACATCGCGTTCCGGGACGGTGACCGCAAACGCCCGGTCATCAAGCGGGCGTCAATCGCTGAGATGGTGGTTCCCTACGGGGACCCGTCACCCATCCGGTCCTGGCAGAACTACTTCGACACCGGCGAATACCTTGTGGGCCAGTACGCCAACTCGCTGGAACTGGGCTGCGACTGCCTTGGCGACATCACCTACCTGAGCCCCGTGATCAGCGATGCCTTCGGCAACCCCCGGGAAATCCGCAACGGCATCTGCATGCACGAGGAGGACTGGGGCATCCTGGCCAAGCACAGCGACCTCTGGACCGGCATCAACTACACGCGCCGGAACCGCCGCCTGGTGATCTCGTTCTTCACCACCATCGGCAACTATGACTACGGCTTCTACTGGTACCTGTACCTCGACGGCACCATCGAATTCGAGGCGAAGGCTACCGGCGTCGTCTTCACGAGCGCCTTCCCGGAGGGCGGCTCAGCGAACATCTCCCAACTGGCGCCCGGACTCGGCGCACCGTTTCATCAACACCTCTTCAGCGCCCGCCTGGACATGGCGGTCGACGGCTTCACCAACCGCGTCGAAGAGGAGGACGTTGTCCGCCAGCCCATGGGCGAGGGCAACGAACGAGGCAATGCATTCTCCCGTAAACGCACTGTCCTGGCCCGCGAATCCGATGGCGTCCGGGAGGCCGATGCCCGCAGCGGCAGGACCTGGATCATCTCCAACCCGGACTCGAAAAACCGGCTCGGTGAGCCCGTGGGCTACAAACTTCATGCCCAGGGCCAGCCCACCCTGCTCGCGGACCCGGACTCCTCGATCGCCAAGCGTGCCGCCTTCGCCACCAAGGACCTTTGGGTCACCCGCTTCGCGGACGACGAGCGGTACCCCACGGGCGACTTCGTCAACCAGCACCCCGGGGGTGCCGGGCTGCCCGCGTACGTCGCCCAGGACCGGGACATCGACGGGCAGGACATCGTGCTCTGGCACACGTTCGGGCTGACCCACTTCCCCCGGGTCGAGGACTGGCCGATCATGCCCGTGGACACCGTGGGATTCAAGCTGCGCCCCGAAGGGTTCTTCGACCGCAGCCCCGTGCTGGACGTGCCGGCCTCCGGGCAGGGCGCGGGCGGCCACTGCCATGGTTAG
- a CDS encoding cupin domain-containing protein: METTLVGTLSKTGSIHKVENGFIGLPSMNEPGTVAAIGDSLHNPEGSVMCAGFFELKASEPLVYTYTYDEMKVVIQGEFILTDQTTGEVTHAKERDVLFFPKGTTVKFETPEYGLGFFAGDRTFAP, from the coding sequence ATGGAAACCACCCTCGTAGGAACGCTCAGCAAGACCGGATCCATCCACAAAGTGGAAAACGGCTTCATTGGACTGCCGTCCATGAACGAGCCGGGGACGGTCGCCGCGATCGGCGACTCCCTCCACAACCCCGAGGGCTCCGTCATGTGCGCCGGCTTCTTCGAACTCAAAGCCTCCGAGCCGCTGGTCTACACCTACACTTACGACGAAATGAAGGTTGTCATCCAGGGTGAATTCATACTCACGGACCAGACGACGGGAGAAGTGACGCACGCCAAGGAACGCGACGTGCTGTTCTTCCCCAAGGGCACCACCGTGAAGTTCGAGACCCCTGAATATGGCCTGGGATTCTTCGCCGGCGACCGCACCTTCGCGCCGTAA
- a CDS encoding DUF6326 family protein, translated as MKTLQPTTTLEDQRIPVQAKLAAAWTSLMFLVIYIDYYHLYQPGEIDLIRGGVIFEFDISGTLMSIFFVIIAIPALMIMLSMTLPARVNRATNLVVASLYIPVMVFNAAGASWDYAFFYALTIGVEVLILAFILRSAWTWPRTALSATMPTMPTMPTSREADRTLPQA; from the coding sequence ATGAAAACACTTCAACCCACCACCACACTGGAAGACCAGCGAATCCCGGTGCAAGCCAAGCTCGCGGCAGCCTGGACCAGCCTCATGTTCCTCGTCATTTACATCGACTACTACCACCTCTACCAGCCCGGCGAAATCGACTTAATTCGCGGTGGCGTCATCTTCGAGTTCGACATCAGCGGGACATTGATGTCCATTTTCTTCGTGATTATCGCGATCCCGGCCCTGATGATCATGCTCTCCATGACGCTGCCCGCCCGTGTGAACCGCGCCACGAACCTCGTCGTTGCATCGCTGTACATCCCCGTCATGGTGTTCAACGCGGCAGGGGCGTCCTGGGACTACGCCTTTTTCTACGCCCTCACTATCGGAGTCGAGGTGCTGATCCTGGCCTTTATCCTGCGCTCCGCCTGGACCTGGCCCCGCACCGCGCTGTCGGCGACCATGCCGACCATGCCGACCATGCCGACCAGCCGTGAGGCCGATCGCACCCTGCCGCAAGCGTGA
- a CDS encoding cupin domain-containing protein, with the protein MTQQTASISATLIRDAKNVTELDDWGPCPEATGQQMDTRGVYLWKDENGAESGIWECTEGPSRWVLETNEFVHVLSGSMTITPDGGEPEFVGPGNTVFIPRGWSGNWELHETLRKLYVIF; encoded by the coding sequence ATGACGCAACAGACAGCCTCAATCTCCGCAACCCTCATCCGCGATGCGAAGAATGTTACGGAGCTGGACGATTGGGGCCCCTGCCCGGAAGCAACCGGTCAGCAGATGGACACCCGCGGAGTCTATCTGTGGAAAGACGAGAACGGTGCCGAATCCGGCATCTGGGAATGCACCGAAGGACCCTCCCGCTGGGTACTGGAAACGAACGAATTCGTACACGTTCTTTCAGGCTCGATGACCATTACCCCCGACGGCGGCGAGCCTGAGTTCGTTGGCCCCGGAAACACGGTCTTCATCCCCCGCGGCTGGAGCGGCAACTGGGAGCTCCACGAGACCCTGCGCAAACTCTACGTAATCTTCTGA
- a CDS encoding ethanolamine utilization protein: METTTLGTFTKAGSIHKVENGFIGLPSMDIPGVDAAIGDSLTHPNGSVMSSGFFELKASEPLVYTYTCDEMKVVVKGEFILTDRATGEVTHAKERDVLFFPKGAEITFETPDYGLGFFTAHGSMSS, encoded by the coding sequence ATGGAAACCACAACATTAGGAACGTTCACCAAGGCCGGATCCATCCACAAGGTGGAAAACGGCTTTATCGGACTGCCGTCAATGGACATCCCGGGCGTCGACGCCGCCATCGGCGACTCCCTCACTCATCCCAACGGTTCGGTCATGAGCTCCGGATTCTTCGAGCTTAAAGCCTCCGAGCCACTGGTTTACACGTACACCTGCGACGAAATGAAGGTTGTCGTGAAGGGTGAATTCATCCTCACCGACCGGGCGACAGGAGAAGTGACCCACGCCAAGGAGCGCGACGTACTCTTCTTCCCCAAGGGAGCAGAAATTACCTTTGAAACCCCCGACTACGGCCTGGGCTTCTTCACCGCCCACGGCTCCATGTCATCCTAG
- a CDS encoding alpha/beta fold hydrolase produces MPRLSVNGVELYYEDQGAGIPILGVHGTPSSAVMWADAATELALHGRCIIYDRRGFHRSAPHVPFRALDLVDHVNDAAGLLAALHVGPAVVIGRSSGGLIAIELARLFPDKVKALVLLEPALLTIDPAAASWARSLRRTVLERSEGRTVQLAEIMLREALGDAVWESLSNKLQKMFESTGAAVLAEINGHGMDLSEDALELSEAELAAIRQPTLIVSAENSPEACRLVNARLTGALPRTRTVVVTGGHLINPAHPAVLDFLDRIAADANSWA; encoded by the coding sequence ATGCCCCGGCTTAGTGTCAACGGCGTCGAACTGTACTACGAGGATCAGGGCGCGGGGATCCCTATCCTCGGGGTCCACGGAACGCCCAGCTCCGCCGTAATGTGGGCCGATGCCGCCACGGAACTGGCATTGCACGGCCGGTGCATCATCTATGACCGCCGTGGCTTCCACCGCAGCGCACCGCACGTACCCTTCCGGGCGCTCGACCTCGTTGACCACGTTAATGACGCTGCCGGCCTGCTCGCCGCCCTGCACGTCGGCCCCGCGGTGGTGATCGGACGCAGCAGCGGCGGTCTCATCGCCATCGAGCTGGCCCGCCTCTTTCCGGACAAGGTGAAAGCGCTCGTGCTCCTGGAGCCCGCGCTGCTCACCATAGATCCGGCGGCAGCCTCCTGGGCCCGCAGCCTTCGCCGCACGGTGCTGGAGCGCTCGGAAGGGCGGACCGTGCAGCTGGCAGAGATCATGCTCCGGGAGGCGCTGGGCGATGCGGTCTGGGAATCTCTTTCAAACAAGCTCCAAAAGATGTTTGAAAGCACCGGAGCCGCAGTCCTCGCCGAGATCAACGGCCACGGCATGGACCTTAGCGAGGACGCCCTGGAATTGAGCGAGGCCGAACTGGCGGCGATCCGCCAGCCAACACTTATTGTTTCCGCCGAGAACTCGCCCGAAGCCTGCCGGCTTGTGAACGCCCGGCTGACCGGTGCGCTGCCCCGCACCCGGACGGTAGTGGTCACAGGCGGACACCTCATCAACCCCGCCCACCCGGCGGTCCTTGATTTCCTCGACCGCATTGCCGCCGACGCGAATTCCTGGGCGTAG
- a CDS encoding alanine racemase: MNSLDEDRNAAGGRSVVRAAAPAYPQLRLNRTALESNIRVMAAWCADRGVELAPHIKTTMSGPIIARQLGAGATGVTVATVDQAATALDWGHRNILVANEIVDRLGLDRVRAWLEQDSGRGIRCFVDSVPGIEAAARIFGAEAGPVLEVLIDVGTPEGRTGVRTVSEALAIADLVRAAPGLRLAGVAGYEGVVPNRRDEATVAAVDRHCRLVRDVYLAAAPYFETPAPIYCMGGSAFPDRVVEFLPGADQVPGTRTVLRSGCYVTHDHGTYAGVSQVPGLTPAITVRAVVLSVPEAGMAVAGAGKRDLPYDAGLPVFLSARTPDGDGKPGATAVVRSLFDHHAVLTGVGGLNVGDTVDFGISHPCSAFDRWPDYVVTDGDGNDVDVWHTDFHRSSLTQP, translated from the coding sequence GTGAACAGCCTGGATGAAGACCGGAACGCAGCCGGCGGCCGCAGTGTCGTCAGGGCGGCCGCCCCCGCCTACCCGCAGCTGCGGCTCAACCGCACGGCCCTCGAGAGCAATATCCGGGTGATGGCAGCCTGGTGCGCGGACCGCGGCGTGGAGCTCGCCCCTCATATCAAAACCACCATGTCCGGGCCGATCATCGCGCGCCAACTCGGAGCCGGCGCCACCGGCGTCACTGTCGCGACCGTCGACCAGGCCGCGACAGCACTGGACTGGGGGCACCGGAACATTCTCGTAGCGAATGAGATTGTCGACCGGCTCGGCCTGGACCGGGTCCGCGCCTGGCTGGAGCAGGATTCCGGGCGCGGAATCCGCTGTTTCGTCGATTCGGTGCCCGGAATCGAGGCGGCCGCGCGGATCTTCGGTGCGGAAGCCGGCCCCGTCCTGGAGGTGCTGATCGACGTCGGAACACCGGAAGGACGCACCGGAGTGCGCACAGTCAGCGAGGCTCTGGCCATCGCTGACCTGGTCCGCGCCGCGCCAGGCCTCCGCCTCGCCGGCGTCGCAGGGTATGAGGGCGTAGTGCCGAACCGCCGGGACGAGGCCACGGTGGCTGCTGTTGACCGGCACTGCCGGCTGGTGCGGGACGTCTACCTCGCCGCCGCCCCCTACTTCGAGACCCCGGCCCCGATCTATTGCATGGGCGGGTCCGCGTTTCCGGACCGTGTGGTGGAGTTCCTGCCCGGCGCGGACCAGGTGCCCGGAACCAGAACGGTCCTCCGCTCAGGGTGCTACGTCACCCACGACCACGGCACCTATGCCGGTGTCAGCCAGGTTCCCGGCCTGACGCCGGCGATCACCGTCCGCGCCGTCGTCCTGTCCGTCCCCGAAGCCGGGATGGCCGTGGCCGGCGCCGGCAAGCGCGATCTTCCGTACGACGCCGGCCTCCCGGTCTTCCTCTCGGCCCGCACGCCGGATGGCGACGGAAAGCCCGGGGCAACCGCGGTGGTACGCAGTCTGTTCGACCATCATGCGGTGCTCACCGGCGTGGGTGGGCTGAACGTCGGCGATACGGTCGACTTCGGGATATCCCACCCCTGCTCCGCCTTCGACCGCTGGCCCGACTACGTCGTCACCGACGGCGACGGGAACGACGTCGACGTGTGGCACACGGACTTCCACCGGTCGTCCCTGACCCAGCCGTAA
- a CDS encoding GNAT family N-acetyltransferase, whose product MHTAAGEGTPVGIRELRAPDWEAVRSIYAAGIATGQATLEKEPPSWEAFDTGRLPGHRLVAADGQLILGWAAVSAVSAREVYRGVVEHSIYVAPGARGRGIGRILLAALIQSTEAGGIWTIQSSIFPENTASLALHEQLGFRIIGTRERIARMSHGPNAGRWQNTLLLERRSSVVGTD is encoded by the coding sequence CTGCACACCGCAGCCGGAGAAGGCACCCCTGTCGGCATCCGGGAACTTCGGGCCCCGGACTGGGAAGCCGTCCGCTCCATCTATGCCGCCGGGATCGCCACCGGGCAGGCGACCTTGGAGAAAGAGCCGCCGTCCTGGGAGGCCTTCGATACCGGCCGGCTTCCTGGCCACCGGCTGGTCGCAGCAGACGGTCAGCTGATCCTGGGGTGGGCTGCGGTCTCCGCCGTGTCCGCCCGCGAGGTGTACCGGGGCGTGGTGGAACATTCCATCTACGTCGCCCCTGGGGCCCGCGGCCGGGGTATTGGCCGGATTTTGCTCGCAGCGCTGATCCAATCGACCGAAGCCGGCGGTATTTGGACCATCCAGTCCAGCATCTTCCCCGAAAACACCGCCAGCCTGGCACTGCACGAGCAGCTGGGCTTCCGCATCATCGGCACCCGGGAACGGATCGCCCGGATGAGCCACGGCCCCAACGCCGGTCGGTGGCAGAACACGCTGCTGCTGGAACGCCGGAGCAGCGTCGTCGGCACGGACTAA
- the betT gene encoding choline BCCT transporter BetT, with the protein MRHRPRTGVRPLSTIITDKEPGTASAEPLKDSPPKVNWRVFIIAASVIIAFSIWAMLVPLNAQATMKTVVGWIAQNLGWFYVLTVTVVIGFVLWVALSKVGSVRMGPDHSRPQYKLFTWVAYLFAAGVGIDMLFYSVTEPITQYMKPPEGAGQTAEAAHEAVVWTMFHYGVAGWAMYALLGMAMGYFAYRWGMPLSIRAALYPLLGKRVRGGIGDTIDIITLVGTVFGVATAMGIGVVLLNVGIAIMFGLEQGLALQIALVVVAVVLTIAACTSGVDKAIRWIAELNIWSAAALLLYILVTGQTSFLLNSLVENIGRFVFTLPERTLQTFAYQDGGSEWMGGWTLFFWAFWLAWGPFVGLFLARISRGRTLREFVIAAITFPVLCDFLVVSIFGNSAMYEVLNGNTEFAQLAMDSPQEGWYALLGMFPGAPLLIGLGTLSGMLFYLTSANSGAMMMSNFSSNITNSTQDGAKWLRIFWALVTALLTIAMLVAGGVTTMEYATLIFALPVTIIAWLVMASFTKALRMERAEREGRLLRRSSTAVQGSEVPARSWGQRLAKIRSYPPKNEVAAFMEVTAQPALAEALGEFTKQGLDANLHSIPNEHTGVPSHALVVTIPDHRDFHYQLQAVEASVPKFGRHKNRESDLYYRLEVFAQTGSEGYDLMGVTQHQIMEDILVRYEDHLGFLTYTSDYDLPSLLTPPVPPATGSPA; encoded by the coding sequence ATGCGGCATAGACCAAGAACTGGAGTTAGACCTTTGAGTACCATCATCACTGACAAAGAGCCAGGAACGGCGTCCGCCGAGCCCTTAAAGGACAGCCCGCCCAAGGTCAACTGGCGTGTCTTCATCATCGCTGCGTCCGTCATTATTGCTTTCTCCATTTGGGCGATGCTGGTGCCCTTAAACGCCCAGGCCACCATGAAGACGGTGGTGGGTTGGATCGCGCAGAACCTCGGCTGGTTCTACGTCCTCACCGTCACGGTAGTCATCGGGTTTGTGCTGTGGGTGGCGCTGTCCAAGGTGGGCTCGGTCCGAATGGGCCCGGACCACTCCCGGCCGCAGTACAAGCTTTTCACCTGGGTGGCCTACCTGTTCGCCGCGGGGGTGGGCATCGACATGCTCTTCTACTCCGTGACCGAACCCATCACCCAGTACATGAAACCGCCGGAGGGAGCAGGCCAGACGGCCGAGGCAGCCCACGAAGCCGTGGTGTGGACCATGTTCCACTACGGTGTGGCGGGCTGGGCCATGTACGCGCTCCTCGGCATGGCCATGGGCTACTTCGCCTACCGCTGGGGCATGCCGCTGTCCATCCGCGCAGCCCTTTATCCGCTGCTCGGCAAACGCGTCCGCGGCGGAATCGGCGACACGATCGATATCATCACCCTGGTAGGTACCGTTTTTGGTGTGGCGACCGCCATGGGCATCGGTGTGGTGCTGCTGAACGTCGGCATCGCCATTATGTTTGGCCTGGAGCAGGGCCTGGCGCTGCAGATCGCCCTGGTGGTTGTCGCCGTCGTCCTCACCATCGCCGCGTGCACCTCCGGTGTGGACAAAGCGATCCGCTGGATCGCGGAGCTGAACATCTGGAGCGCGGCGGCCCTGTTGCTGTACATCCTGGTGACCGGCCAGACGTCCTTCCTGCTCAACTCCCTGGTGGAGAACATCGGCCGCTTTGTCTTCACCTTGCCCGAACGTACGCTCCAGACGTTCGCGTACCAGGACGGCGGTTCGGAATGGATGGGCGGCTGGACCCTGTTCTTTTGGGCCTTCTGGCTGGCCTGGGGTCCCTTCGTGGGGCTGTTCCTGGCCCGGATCTCGCGGGGACGTACCCTGCGGGAGTTCGTCATCGCCGCCATCACCTTCCCGGTACTGTGCGACTTCCTGGTCGTAAGCATCTTCGGCAACAGCGCCATGTACGAGGTCTTGAACGGGAATACCGAGTTCGCCCAGCTGGCTATGGACAGTCCGCAAGAGGGCTGGTACGCGCTGCTCGGGATGTTCCCCGGAGCGCCTCTCCTGATTGGACTGGGTACCTTGTCCGGCATGTTGTTCTACCTCACCAGCGCCAACTCCGGCGCCATGATGATGTCCAACTTCTCCTCCAACATCACTAATTCGACCCAGGATGGCGCCAAATGGCTCCGGATCTTCTGGGCCCTGGTCACCGCGTTGCTGACCATCGCGATGCTGGTGGCCGGCGGCGTGACCACCATGGAGTACGCCACGCTGATCTTCGCACTGCCGGTGACGATTATTGCCTGGCTGGTGATGGCCTCATTCACCAAGGCGCTGCGGATGGAACGGGCAGAACGTGAGGGCCGGTTGCTGCGTCGGAGTTCGACGGCGGTGCAAGGCAGCGAGGTGCCGGCGCGCAGCTGGGGGCAGCGGCTGGCAAAAATTCGTTCCTACCCGCCCAAGAACGAGGTGGCGGCGTTTATGGAAGTCACTGCACAACCGGCGCTGGCCGAAGCGCTGGGGGAGTTCACGAAGCAAGGCCTAGACGCAAACCTGCACTCCATCCCGAATGAACACACGGGTGTCCCCAGCCATGCGCTCGTTGTCACCATCCCCGACCACCGCGACTTCCACTATCAACTCCAGGCTGTAGAAGCCTCAGTGCCGAAGTTCGGACGGCATAAGAACCGCGAATCCGATCTCTATTACCGCCTGGAGGTCTTTGCGCAGACCGGTTCGGAGGGCTATGACCTCATGGGCGTAACGCAGCATCAAATCATGGAGGACATTCTGGTCCGTTACGAGGACCACCTTGGCTTCCTGACCTACACGAGCGATTACGACCTCCCATCCCTCCTCACCCCTCCGGTACCACCGGCCACCGGTTCCCCGGCATAG